Proteins from one Candidatus Hydrogenedentota bacterium genomic window:
- a CDS encoding SGNH/GDSL hydrolase family protein has translation MTRMTLPVLVLALLLPVLAVPAQEASAPPALLRERIEWCDVWHTDADKDDRPRVLLVGDSITRGYFDAVEQGLGDAAYCSRYTTSRSVCDPVFFQELGLILSQYPYRVIHFNNGLHGWGYTEAQYAAAFDRLLDALRAEAPGARLIWASTTPVRSGSGMSDDRHRVAERNALAAERVGKAGIPVNDLHALSVDHPEHFSGDGVHFSPAGKAVQAEAVAAAVKKALEAPAP, from the coding sequence ATGACCCGCATGACCCTGCCCGTTTTAGTTCTGGCCCTTCTCCTGCCCGTTCTCGCCGTCCCGGCGCAGGAAGCCTCCGCGCCACCCGCCCTGCTCCGCGAGCGGATAGAATGGTGCGATGTGTGGCACACGGACGCCGACAAGGACGACCGGCCCCGCGTGCTGCTCGTCGGCGACTCCATCACACGGGGTTATTTTGACGCCGTCGAGCAGGGCCTCGGTGACGCCGCCTATTGCAGCCGTTACACCACGTCCCGCAGCGTCTGCGATCCCGTGTTCTTTCAGGAACTGGGCCTCATCCTCTCGCAGTACCCCTACCGGGTGATCCACTTCAACAACGGCCTCCACGGATGGGGGTACACCGAGGCGCAGTACGCCGCGGCCTTTGACCGGCTCCTGGACGCCCTGCGCGCGGAGGCGCCGGGCGCGCGCCTGATTTGGGCCAGCACCACCCCCGTGCGGTCCGGTTCCGGCATGTCCGACGACAGGCACCGCGTCGCCGAACGCAACGCCCTCGCCGCCGAACGCGTCGGAAAGGCAGGCATCCCCGTCAACGACCTGCACGCCCTCTCCGTGGACCATCCGGAGCACTTCTCCGGCGACGGGGTCCACTTCTCCCCGGCGGGCAAGGCCGTGCAGGCGGAAGCCGTCGCCGCCGCCGTAAAGAAGGCGCTGGAAGCCCCCGCGCCCTGA
- a CDS encoding sodium/solute symporter (Members of the Solute:Sodium Symporter (SSS), TC 2.A.21 as described in tcdb.org, catalyze solute:Na+ symport. Known solutes for members of the family include sugars, amino acids, nucleosides, inositols, vitamins, urea or anions, depending on the system.), which yields MGRFGAVDMAVLAAYFAVVTLMGSWFARRSGTTERYFVGGRSYAGWIIGISLFGATISSITFVAYPADAFKTGYLRYVICVTLPLAAMIASRLFIPFFRRGKITSVFEYLEKRFGPRTRVYGACVFIIAQCFRISLIQFLVALLVHRITGWSVPVCILLGGVVTAYYTVVGGIEAVIWTDFVQSVILTGGGLLILGVILWRLPGGLGQMIAVAAENGKFLLSERTAEGALEAVPWGFSIGRKTVAMLLIVGLFQWLGEYSTNQEVVQKYCAARSAREARKAMWLCCLFCVPTWGYFMFVGTGLFVFYHVFPDPVAAEMLSGTRKAEEILPYFVTTQLPAGTAGIVVAAVMAAAMSSMSSAMNSISAVAVTDLYSRHLAPGRGDRHYVFAARLVTLAASLVMIGGAWLLFQADTMTLQDLWTEFQSIIAGGLLGLYLLGFLTKRGDGRAVGVGIFFAVAFSAVASAAGLGWLPAAFSEWIGRNFDTYYTGIAGNLVMFVLGYGMALLLPARGKDYTNLTVWTQDGTPLD from the coding sequence ATGGGGCGGTTTGGCGCGGTTGACATGGCGGTGCTGGCGGCGTACTTCGCCGTCGTCACACTGATGGGCTCGTGGTTCGCGCGGCGTTCGGGCACTACGGAGCGGTATTTCGTGGGCGGGCGTTCCTATGCGGGGTGGATTATCGGCATATCCCTTTTCGGCGCCACCATCAGCTCCATCACGTTTGTGGCCTATCCCGCGGACGCCTTCAAGACGGGCTACCTGCGGTATGTCATCTGCGTGACCCTGCCCCTGGCCGCGATGATCGCCTCGCGCCTGTTCATCCCGTTTTTCCGCCGGGGCAAAATCACGTCCGTGTTCGAGTATCTGGAGAAGCGTTTCGGCCCGCGCACGCGGGTCTACGGCGCGTGCGTGTTCATCATCGCCCAGTGCTTCCGCATCAGCCTCATCCAGTTCCTCGTGGCGCTGCTGGTGCACCGCATCACCGGCTGGAGCGTGCCGGTCTGCATCCTGCTTGGCGGCGTGGTCACGGCGTACTATACTGTGGTGGGGGGCATCGAGGCGGTGATCTGGACCGATTTCGTCCAGTCCGTCATTCTCACCGGCGGCGGGCTGCTGATTTTGGGGGTGATCCTGTGGCGGCTGCCCGGCGGGCTGGGGCAGATGATTGCCGTGGCCGCGGAGAACGGGAAATTCCTCCTGAGCGAGCGGACGGCGGAGGGCGCGCTGGAGGCCGTGCCCTGGGGCTTTTCCATCGGGCGCAAGACTGTGGCCATGCTCCTGATTGTGGGGCTGTTCCAGTGGCTGGGCGAGTACAGCACGAACCAGGAGGTGGTCCAGAAATACTGCGCGGCGCGGTCCGCCCGCGAGGCGCGCAAGGCCATGTGGCTGTGCTGCCTCTTCTGCGTGCCCACCTGGGGCTACTTCATGTTCGTCGGCACGGGGCTTTTCGTCTTTTACCACGTTTTTCCCGACCCCGTCGCCGCCGAGATGCTCTCCGGCACCCGGAAGGCGGAGGAAATACTGCCGTACTTCGTCACCACCCAACTGCCCGCGGGCACGGCGGGCATCGTGGTGGCGGCGGTGATGGCCGCCGCCATGTCGAGCATGTCCAGCGCCATGAACTCCATCTCCGCCGTCGCCGTCACGGACCTGTACAGCCGGCATCTGGCGCCGGGGCGCGGGGACCGGCACTATGTGTTCGCGGCCCGGCTGGTGACGCTGGCGGCGTCGCTGGTGATGATCGGCGGCGCGTGGCTGCTCTTCCAGGCGGACACCATGACCCTGCAGGACCTGTGGACCGAGTTCCAGTCCATCATCGCCGGGGGGCTGCTCGGGCTTTACCTGCTGGGCTTCCTCACCAAGCGCGGCGACGGGCGCGCCGTGGGCGTGGGCATCTTCTTCGCCGTGGCCTTCTCCGCCGTCGCGTCGGCGGCCGGGCTGGGCTGGCTGCCCGCCGCGTTCTCGGAGTGGATCGGGCGGAACTTCGACACCTATTACACGGGCATCGCGGGGAATTTGGTGATGTTCGTTCTGGGCTATGGCATGGCCTTGCTGCTGCCCGCGCGCGGGAAGGATTACACCAACCTGACGGTCTGGACGCAGGACGGCACACCCCTGGACTGA
- a CDS encoding exo-alpha-sialidase, producing the protein MRLFMVLLAGSVQAFGAEPFLESELLFPPQPKHVHSSTVAQCPNGDFIAAWFQGSGERQSMDVEIWGARRRAGEKAWSAPFPMADTPNLPDCNPVLFMDPKGELWLFWIAVPAERWEDSLLRLRRSRDYTGDGPPVWHWQDLIIFDPGERFVEAAAAGFAELERRYPEPPPRMKWFLKRDGPRILKEAKDLSLRQRGWMTRCRPEVLPSGRILLPLYSDGYLFGLMAISDDGGGSWRPGAPMTGAALNQPSLARKKDGTLVAYLREEDELLRRILRSESKDDGETWTVAEPTEFPNPNASVEVLTLRDGRWVLAYNDSETERDSLVLALSDDEGETWKWSRYLERDKGGSFHYPFMIQGADGLVNVVYTHNPSDGSGRSIKHAALNPEWIMAGDDH; encoded by the coding sequence ATGAGGCTTTTCATGGTGCTTTTGGCCGGGTCCGTGCAGGCCTTTGGCGCGGAGCCCTTTCTGGAGTCGGAGCTGCTCTTCCCGCCGCAACCGAAGCACGTCCATTCCTCGACCGTGGCGCAGTGCCCGAACGGCGATTTCATCGCCGCGTGGTTCCAGGGCTCCGGCGAGCGGCAGAGCATGGACGTGGAGATTTGGGGGGCGCGCCGCCGCGCCGGGGAGAAGGCATGGAGCGCGCCGTTCCCGATGGCGGACACGCCGAACCTGCCGGACTGCAACCCGGTGCTGTTCATGGACCCGAAGGGGGAACTGTGGCTCTTCTGGATTGCGGTGCCGGCGGAGCGCTGGGAGGACTCATTGCTGCGGCTGCGCCGCTCGCGGGACTACACGGGGGACGGGCCGCCGGTCTGGCACTGGCAGGACCTCATCATATTTGATCCGGGCGAGCGCTTTGTCGAGGCGGCGGCGGCGGGCTTTGCGGAACTGGAGCGGCGTTATCCCGAGCCGCCGCCGCGCATGAAGTGGTTCCTCAAGCGGGACGGGCCGCGCATCCTGAAAGAGGCAAAAGACCTCAGCCTGCGCCAGCGCGGGTGGATGACCCGGTGCCGTCCGGAGGTGCTGCCGTCGGGCCGGATTCTCCTGCCGCTGTACTCCGACGGCTATCTCTTCGGGCTGATGGCCATCTCCGACGACGGCGGCGGGTCGTGGCGGCCAGGCGCGCCGATGACGGGCGCGGCACTGAACCAGCCCAGTCTGGCGCGGAAAAAGGACGGCACCCTGGTGGCCTACCTGCGCGAGGAGGACGAACTGCTGCGCCGCATCCTGCGGAGCGAGTCGAAGGACGACGGCGAGACGTGGACCGTGGCGGAGCCGACGGAGTTTCCTAATCCGAACGCGAGCGTCGAGGTTCTCACCCTGCGCGACGGGCGGTGGGTGCTGGCGTACAACGACTCGGAGACGGAGCGGGACAGCCTGGTGCTGGCCCTGTCCGACGACGAGGGCGAAACCTGGAAATGGTCGCGGTACCTGGAGCGCGACAAAGGCGGCAGTTTCCACTACCCCTTCATGATTCAGGGCGCGGACGGTCTGGTCAATGTTGTCTACACCCACAACCCGTCCGACGGTTCGGGCCGGTCCATCAAGCACGCGGCGTTAAACCCGGAGTGGATCATGGCCGGGGACGATCACTGA
- the kdsB gene encoding 3-deoxy-manno-octulosonate cytidylyltransferase: MGAPRVIGIIPARFGSSRLPGKPLALIAGKPMIQRVYERSAACPLLSAVCVATDDPRVRDAVAAFGGNAVMTRADHPSGTDRVAEAASALDADIVVNIQGDQPFIHPDMMAEAVRPLLGDAAAGVSTLMFPIVRNADLADPAVVKVVADLAGYALYFSRSLIPYPREAVAHSVYEHVGLYAYRKDTLLRLTRLAPTTLERVESLEQLRWLGHGVRVRVAESAVPDRDYCGFSVDTPEDLARAERMLRERNTGHDE; the protein is encoded by the coding sequence ATGGGCGCACCGCGTGTTATCGGCATCATCCCGGCAAGGTTCGGCTCCAGCCGCCTTCCCGGAAAACCCCTCGCCCTGATTGCGGGCAAACCCATGATTCAGCGCGTGTATGAGCGCAGCGCCGCATGCCCGCTCCTGTCCGCTGTCTGCGTGGCCACGGACGACCCGCGCGTGCGCGACGCCGTGGCGGCCTTCGGCGGAAACGCCGTGATGACGCGCGCGGACCATCCCAGCGGCACGGACCGCGTGGCCGAGGCGGCCTCCGCGCTGGACGCGGACATTGTGGTGAACATCCAGGGCGACCAGCCCTTCATCCACCCGGACATGATGGCCGAGGCGGTGCGCCCCCTGCTCGGGGACGCGGCGGCCGGCGTGTCCACCCTGATGTTTCCCATCGTCCGCAACGCGGACCTGGCCGACCCGGCGGTGGTGAAGGTGGTGGCGGACCTGGCCGGATACGCCTTGTATTTCTCCCGCTCGCTCATCCCCTACCCGCGCGAGGCCGTGGCCCATTCGGTCTACGAGCACGTCGGCCTGTACGCCTACCGGAAGGACACGCTCCTCCGGCTGACCCGGCTTGCGCCCACCACCCTGGAGCGGGTCGAGTCCCTCGAACAGCTCCGCTGGCTCGGGCACGGCGTGCGCGTCCGCGTCGCCGAGTCCGCCGTGCCCGACCGCGACTACTGCGGCTTCAGCGTGGACACCCCCGAAGACCTCGCCCGCGCGGAGCGCATGCTCCGGGAAAGGAACACCGGCCATGACGAGTGA